In a genomic window of Oncorhynchus keta strain PuntledgeMale-10-30-2019 chromosome 26, Oket_V2, whole genome shotgun sequence:
- the LOC118374272 gene encoding sorting and assembly machinery component 50 homolog A isoform X4, with translation MGTVHARSLDPLPMQGPELGVHADDIETPEMEQESKQEVLENKDVIVQHVHIDGLGRTKEDCLTYEIAGVFRAKNLIDVMKRAHEARQKLLRLGIFRQVEVVIDTSQGVDALPNGLDVTFEVTELRRMTGSYNTMVGNNEGSMVLGLKLPNVFGRAEKLTFQFSYGTKETSYGLSFFKPQPGHFERNFAVNFYKVTGQFPWSSLRETDRGVSTEFSFPLWKTNHTLKWEGVWRELGCLARTASFAVREESGHSLKSSLSHAMVIDTRNSTILPRRGALLKINQELAGYTGGDASFLKEDFELQFNKRLFWDSVLSASLWGGCLLPIGDKPTCIADRFYLGGPTSVRGFSMYSIGPQSEGDYLGGEVYWAGAVHLYTPLPFRPGKGGFGDLFRTHFFLNAGNLCNLNYGDGPRAHLSKLAECIRWSYGAGIVLRLGNIARLELNYCIPMGVQSGDRICDGVQFGAGIRFL, from the exons ATGGGCACCGTCCACGCGAGG AGTCTTGACCCTCTGCCAATGCAGGGACCTGAGTTGGGGGTTCATGCGGATGACATCGAGACACCAGAAATGGAGCAGGAATCAAAACAAGAGGTTCTTGAAAACAAAGAT GTCATAGTCCAGCATGTTCACATAGATGGTCTGGGAAGAACCAAGGAGGATTGCTTAACATACGAGATTGCTGGTGTCTTCAGAGCAAAGAACTTGATTGAC GTAATGAAGAGAGCCCACGAAGCCAGACAGAAGCTCCTCCGTCTTGGTATCTTCAGACAGGTGGAGGTTGTCATTGATACCTCACAAG GGGTGGATGCGCTGCCTAACGGACTAGATGTGACGTTTGAAGTGACTGAGCTGAGACGTATGACTGGTAGCTATAACACCATGGTTGGAAATAACGAAGGCAGCATG GTTCTTGGTCTGAAGCTGCCCAATGTTTTCGGTCGTGCGGAAAAGCTTACATTCCAGTTCTCCTACGGCACCAAAGAGACTTCCTATGGGCTGTCTTTCTTCAAGCCTCAACCTGGTCACTTTGAGCGCAA TTTCGCTGTTAACTTTTACAAAGTCACAGGCCAGTTTCCATGGAGCTCGCTGAGAGAGACTGATCGTGGAGTCTCCACAGAATTCAGT TTCCCTCTTTGGAAGACGAACCACACCCTGAAGTGGGAGGGTGTGTGGCGAGAGCTGGGATGTCTGGCACGTACCGCCTCGTTCGCAGTCCGGGAGGAGAGCGGCCACTCCCTCAAGTCATCACTCTCG CATGCCATGGTCATCGACACCAGAAACTCCACAATCCTTCCCAGGAGGGGTGCCTTGCTGAAAATCAACCAG GAGTTGGCTGGCTACACTGGAGGAGATGCCAGTTTTCTGAAAGAGGACTTTGAGCTCCAATTTAACAAACGTCTTTTCTGGGACTCG GTCCTGTCTGCATCTCTCTGGGGCGGATGCCTCCTGCCCATTGGAGATAAGCCAACTTGCATTGCTGACAG GTTCTATCTCGGTGGTCCTACTAGCGTCAGAGGATTCAGTATGTACAGCATCGGCCCACAGAGTGAAG GTGACTACCTGGGAGGTGAGGTGTATTGGGCTGGAGCCGTCCACCTGTATACTCCACTGCCCTTCCGTCCAGGCAAAGGGGGATTCGGAGACCTCTTCAGGACCCACTTCTTCCTCAATGCTGGGAACCTGTGTAACCTCAACTATG GTGACGGGCCTCGAGCACACCTGAGTAAGCTGGCAGAGTGTATCCGCTGGTCCTATGGAGCGGGAATCGTGCTACGACTCGGAAACATCGCCCGGCTGGAGCTCAACTACTGCATTCCCATGGGCGTCCAGAGTGGAGACAG
- the LOC118374272 gene encoding sorting and assembly machinery component 50 homolog A isoform X3, which translates to MLLNTLPALRKVDVIILSCGYIVSHSYSQKDQPHGQPSLDPLPMQGPELGVHADDIETPEMEQESKQEVLENKDVIVQHVHIDGLGRTKEDCLTYEIAGVFRAKNLIDVMKRAHEARQKLLRLGIFRQVEVVIDTSQGVDALPNGLDVTFEVTELRRMTGSYNTMVGNNEGSMVLGLKLPNVFGRAEKLTFQFSYGTKETSYGLSFFKPQPGHFERNFAVNFYKVTGQFPWSSLRETDRGVSTEFSFPLWKTNHTLKWEGVWRELGCLARTASFAVREESGHSLKSSLSHAMVIDTRNSTILPRRGALLKINQELAGYTGGDASFLKEDFELQFNKRLFWDSVLSASLWGGCLLPIGDKPTCIADRFYLGGPTSVRGFSMYSIGPQSEGDYLGGEVYWAGAVHLYTPLPFRPGKGGFGDLFRTHFFLNAGNLCNLNYGDGPRAHLSKLAECIPSG; encoded by the exons ATGCTTCTGAACACACTACCAGCGCTTCGAAAAGTTGATGTAATTATACTTTCTTGTGGGTATATTGTCTCACATTCCTACAGTCAAAAGGACCAACCGCACGGACAACCG AGTCTTGACCCTCTGCCAATGCAGGGACCTGAGTTGGGGGTTCATGCGGATGACATCGAGACACCAGAAATGGAGCAGGAATCAAAACAAGAGGTTCTTGAAAACAAAGAT GTCATAGTCCAGCATGTTCACATAGATGGTCTGGGAAGAACCAAGGAGGATTGCTTAACATACGAGATTGCTGGTGTCTTCAGAGCAAAGAACTTGATTGAC GTAATGAAGAGAGCCCACGAAGCCAGACAGAAGCTCCTCCGTCTTGGTATCTTCAGACAGGTGGAGGTTGTCATTGATACCTCACAAG GGGTGGATGCGCTGCCTAACGGACTAGATGTGACGTTTGAAGTGACTGAGCTGAGACGTATGACTGGTAGCTATAACACCATGGTTGGAAATAACGAAGGCAGCATG GTTCTTGGTCTGAAGCTGCCCAATGTTTTCGGTCGTGCGGAAAAGCTTACATTCCAGTTCTCCTACGGCACCAAAGAGACTTCCTATGGGCTGTCTTTCTTCAAGCCTCAACCTGGTCACTTTGAGCGCAA TTTCGCTGTTAACTTTTACAAAGTCACAGGCCAGTTTCCATGGAGCTCGCTGAGAGAGACTGATCGTGGAGTCTCCACAGAATTCAGT TTCCCTCTTTGGAAGACGAACCACACCCTGAAGTGGGAGGGTGTGTGGCGAGAGCTGGGATGTCTGGCACGTACCGCCTCGTTCGCAGTCCGGGAGGAGAGCGGCCACTCCCTCAAGTCATCACTCTCG CATGCCATGGTCATCGACACCAGAAACTCCACAATCCTTCCCAGGAGGGGTGCCTTGCTGAAAATCAACCAG GAGTTGGCTGGCTACACTGGAGGAGATGCCAGTTTTCTGAAAGAGGACTTTGAGCTCCAATTTAACAAACGTCTTTTCTGGGACTCG GTCCTGTCTGCATCTCTCTGGGGCGGATGCCTCCTGCCCATTGGAGATAAGCCAACTTGCATTGCTGACAG GTTCTATCTCGGTGGTCCTACTAGCGTCAGAGGATTCAGTATGTACAGCATCGGCCCACAGAGTGAAG GTGACTACCTGGGAGGTGAGGTGTATTGGGCTGGAGCCGTCCACCTGTATACTCCACTGCCCTTCCGTCCAGGCAAAGGGGGATTCGGAGACCTCTTCAGGACCCACTTCTTCCTCAATGCTGGGAACCTGTGTAACCTCAACTATG GTGACGGGCCTCGAGCACACCTGAGTAAGCTGGCAGAGTGTATCCCCTCAGGctga
- the LOC118374272 gene encoding sorting and assembly machinery component 50 homolog A isoform X1, translated as MLLNTLPALRKVDVIILSCGYIVSHSYSQKDQPHGQPSLDPLPMQGPELGVHADDIETPEMEQESKQEVLENKDVIVQHVHIDGLGRTKEDCLTYEIAGVFRAKNLIDVMKRAHEARQKLLRLGIFRQVEVVIDTSQGVDALPNGLDVTFEVTELRRMTGSYNTMVGNNEGSMVLGLKLPNVFGRAEKLTFQFSYGTKETSYGLSFFKPQPGHFERNFAVNFYKVTGQFPWSSLRETDRGVSTEFSFPLWKTNHTLKWEGVWRELGCLARTASFAVREESGHSLKSSLSHAMVIDTRNSTILPRRGALLKINQELAGYTGGDASFLKEDFELQFNKRLFWDSVLSASLWGGCLLPIGDKPTCIADRFYLGGPTSVRGFSMYSIGPQSEGDYLGGEVYWAGAVHLYTPLPFRPGKGGFGDLFRTHFFLNAGNLCNLNYGDGPRAHLSKLAECIRWSYGAGIVLRLGNIARLELNYCIPMGVQSGDRICDGVQFGAGIRFL; from the exons ATGCTTCTGAACACACTACCAGCGCTTCGAAAAGTTGATGTAATTATACTTTCTTGTGGGTATATTGTCTCACATTCCTACAGTCAAAAGGACCAACCGCACGGACAACCG AGTCTTGACCCTCTGCCAATGCAGGGACCTGAGTTGGGGGTTCATGCGGATGACATCGAGACACCAGAAATGGAGCAGGAATCAAAACAAGAGGTTCTTGAAAACAAAGAT GTCATAGTCCAGCATGTTCACATAGATGGTCTGGGAAGAACCAAGGAGGATTGCTTAACATACGAGATTGCTGGTGTCTTCAGAGCAAAGAACTTGATTGAC GTAATGAAGAGAGCCCACGAAGCCAGACAGAAGCTCCTCCGTCTTGGTATCTTCAGACAGGTGGAGGTTGTCATTGATACCTCACAAG GGGTGGATGCGCTGCCTAACGGACTAGATGTGACGTTTGAAGTGACTGAGCTGAGACGTATGACTGGTAGCTATAACACCATGGTTGGAAATAACGAAGGCAGCATG GTTCTTGGTCTGAAGCTGCCCAATGTTTTCGGTCGTGCGGAAAAGCTTACATTCCAGTTCTCCTACGGCACCAAAGAGACTTCCTATGGGCTGTCTTTCTTCAAGCCTCAACCTGGTCACTTTGAGCGCAA TTTCGCTGTTAACTTTTACAAAGTCACAGGCCAGTTTCCATGGAGCTCGCTGAGAGAGACTGATCGTGGAGTCTCCACAGAATTCAGT TTCCCTCTTTGGAAGACGAACCACACCCTGAAGTGGGAGGGTGTGTGGCGAGAGCTGGGATGTCTGGCACGTACCGCCTCGTTCGCAGTCCGGGAGGAGAGCGGCCACTCCCTCAAGTCATCACTCTCG CATGCCATGGTCATCGACACCAGAAACTCCACAATCCTTCCCAGGAGGGGTGCCTTGCTGAAAATCAACCAG GAGTTGGCTGGCTACACTGGAGGAGATGCCAGTTTTCTGAAAGAGGACTTTGAGCTCCAATTTAACAAACGTCTTTTCTGGGACTCG GTCCTGTCTGCATCTCTCTGGGGCGGATGCCTCCTGCCCATTGGAGATAAGCCAACTTGCATTGCTGACAG GTTCTATCTCGGTGGTCCTACTAGCGTCAGAGGATTCAGTATGTACAGCATCGGCCCACAGAGTGAAG GTGACTACCTGGGAGGTGAGGTGTATTGGGCTGGAGCCGTCCACCTGTATACTCCACTGCCCTTCCGTCCAGGCAAAGGGGGATTCGGAGACCTCTTCAGGACCCACTTCTTCCTCAATGCTGGGAACCTGTGTAACCTCAACTATG GTGACGGGCCTCGAGCACACCTGAGTAAGCTGGCAGAGTGTATCCGCTGGTCCTATGGAGCGGGAATCGTGCTACGACTCGGAAACATCGCCCGGCTGGAGCTCAACTACTGCATTCCCATGGGCGTCCAGAGTGGAGACAG
- the LOC118374272 gene encoding sorting and assembly machinery component 50 homolog A isoform X5, whose translation MQGPELGVHADDIETPEMEQESKQEVLENKDVIVQHVHIDGLGRTKEDCLTYEIAGVFRAKNLIDVMKRAHEARQKLLRLGIFRQVEVVIDTSQGVDALPNGLDVTFEVTELRRMTGSYNTMVGNNEGSMVLGLKLPNVFGRAEKLTFQFSYGTKETSYGLSFFKPQPGHFERNFAVNFYKVTGQFPWSSLRETDRGVSTEFSFPLWKTNHTLKWEGVWRELGCLARTASFAVREESGHSLKSSLSHAMVIDTRNSTILPRRGALLKINQELAGYTGGDASFLKEDFELQFNKRLFWDSVLSASLWGGCLLPIGDKPTCIADRFYLGGPTSVRGFSMYSIGPQSEGDYLGGEVYWAGAVHLYTPLPFRPGKGGFGDLFRTHFFLNAGNLCNLNYGDGPRAHLSKLAECIRWSYGAGIVLRLGNIARLELNYCIPMGVQSGDRICDGVQFGAGIRFL comes from the exons ATGCAGGGACCTGAGTTGGGGGTTCATGCGGATGACATCGAGACACCAGAAATGGAGCAGGAATCAAAACAAGAGGTTCTTGAAAACAAAGAT GTCATAGTCCAGCATGTTCACATAGATGGTCTGGGAAGAACCAAGGAGGATTGCTTAACATACGAGATTGCTGGTGTCTTCAGAGCAAAGAACTTGATTGAC GTAATGAAGAGAGCCCACGAAGCCAGACAGAAGCTCCTCCGTCTTGGTATCTTCAGACAGGTGGAGGTTGTCATTGATACCTCACAAG GGGTGGATGCGCTGCCTAACGGACTAGATGTGACGTTTGAAGTGACTGAGCTGAGACGTATGACTGGTAGCTATAACACCATGGTTGGAAATAACGAAGGCAGCATG GTTCTTGGTCTGAAGCTGCCCAATGTTTTCGGTCGTGCGGAAAAGCTTACATTCCAGTTCTCCTACGGCACCAAAGAGACTTCCTATGGGCTGTCTTTCTTCAAGCCTCAACCTGGTCACTTTGAGCGCAA TTTCGCTGTTAACTTTTACAAAGTCACAGGCCAGTTTCCATGGAGCTCGCTGAGAGAGACTGATCGTGGAGTCTCCACAGAATTCAGT TTCCCTCTTTGGAAGACGAACCACACCCTGAAGTGGGAGGGTGTGTGGCGAGAGCTGGGATGTCTGGCACGTACCGCCTCGTTCGCAGTCCGGGAGGAGAGCGGCCACTCCCTCAAGTCATCACTCTCG CATGCCATGGTCATCGACACCAGAAACTCCACAATCCTTCCCAGGAGGGGTGCCTTGCTGAAAATCAACCAG GAGTTGGCTGGCTACACTGGAGGAGATGCCAGTTTTCTGAAAGAGGACTTTGAGCTCCAATTTAACAAACGTCTTTTCTGGGACTCG GTCCTGTCTGCATCTCTCTGGGGCGGATGCCTCCTGCCCATTGGAGATAAGCCAACTTGCATTGCTGACAG GTTCTATCTCGGTGGTCCTACTAGCGTCAGAGGATTCAGTATGTACAGCATCGGCCCACAGAGTGAAG GTGACTACCTGGGAGGTGAGGTGTATTGGGCTGGAGCCGTCCACCTGTATACTCCACTGCCCTTCCGTCCAGGCAAAGGGGGATTCGGAGACCTCTTCAGGACCCACTTCTTCCTCAATGCTGGGAACCTGTGTAACCTCAACTATG GTGACGGGCCTCGAGCACACCTGAGTAAGCTGGCAGAGTGTATCCGCTGGTCCTATGGAGCGGGAATCGTGCTACGACTCGGAAACATCGCCCGGCTGGAGCTCAACTACTGCATTCCCATGGGCGTCCAGAGTGGAGACAG